From Elusimicrobiota bacterium:
GGAAATGTCGGACAGCTCCCTTGTAGTAAAAACAGGCCGGCCAAGTCTTCTGATATATTCAACCGTTATTGTTTTGGGCATATAAATTCCGTGATTTTTATTTTAATTTCGTCCCATAAATCAGGATTTTCATAGGATACCCTGGCTTCCTCGGTAAGATAGTTCAATACGGTATCCCTATATTGATGAAAACTGACAGAAAATGTATTATTGCATGCAGCATCTTTCACGGCTGCCGGGGCTTTTATTTTGCCAAGGCCTTCGGGTAACCGGGTAGATAGGATGTAAAGATCAAAAATGTCCCGGGCCTGAACTATACTTCTGCCTGCCAGGGCATATATTTTTTGCAAGGCTGCGCTTTGAATATCATAATGACTAACTATCAACGGGGAAATCATATAACCGCGAAGAATCTTTTCTGAAACAGACTCTACTACAGATTTACCTAAAGTGTCCCGTCGGGAAAATTCTATTTTCGTAAAGAGGTCTTCCCCCCGGGAAGCTAATATATGTATTTTAAAACGCTGAGTGGTTTCGGTTTGTTTTGCTTTTGCAATATTGGGTAGTATTATTTTCTCGATACCGAACGGTTTAATTTCGTTCAATAATGCTTGTGAATCAAGTATTTTCATAACAATATCCCGCAAGGCGGCAACCTTCACGGTATTAACATCTATATCCATATCTTCTGAATATCTTATATTATT
This genomic window contains:
- a CDS encoding nucleotidyl transferase AbiEii/AbiGii toxin family protein; protein product: MKNHLYDNLQIREVFHIEFLRLLSLKLRPNFYALKGGVNMRLFFNNIRYSEDMDIDVNTVKVAALRDIVMKILDSQALLNEIKPFGIEKIILPNIAKAKQTETTQRFKIHILASRGEDLFTKIEFSRRDTLGKSVVESVSEKILRGYMISPLIVSHYDIQSAALQKIYALAGRSIVQARDIFDLYILSTRLPEGLGKIKAPAAVKDAACNNTFSVSFHQYRDTVLNYLTEEARVSYENPDLWDEIKIKITEFICPKQ